One Glutamicibacter mishrai genomic window carries:
- a CDS encoding DUF1801 domain-containing protein → MIFSKKGDEAVRNKLAGAPAPYKEIALRLHEIISESAPSLEPVVRWGLAFYVKDGQDVCYIKPDKNFLVFGFGEVVNPAFDQGELMHPVAWTITALDEATEGKIRALVSKAAG, encoded by the coding sequence ATGATTTTTAGCAAAAAGGGCGATGAGGCAGTCCGCAACAAATTGGCCGGTGCCCCGGCACCTTACAAGGAAATCGCGCTGCGGCTGCACGAGATTATCAGCGAGAGCGCGCCGTCCTTGGAACCGGTGGTGCGCTGGGGTCTCGCGTTCTACGTCAAGGACGGCCAGGACGTTTGCTACATCAAGCCAGATAAGAACTTCCTGGTTTTCGGCTTCGGCGAAGTGGTGAACCCGGCGTTCGATCAGGGTGAACTGATGCACCCGGTGGCGTGGACGATCACCGCGCTGGACGAGGCAACCGAAGGCAAGATCCGCGCGCTGGTGTCCAAAGCCGCGGGCTGA
- a CDS encoding cytochrome b/b6 domain-containing protein, whose amino-acid sequence MTSPASKSLRQGMPRIPGGEPWPPASAQRVEPQTPVAAEPAEVIEAPGTVAASVPTPAAAPEPAAATPARALRQGLPRVAGGDPWPPTDAPTNAAAVDEPRTAPHHVPAPEPAQEPAVAVASEPVPTTEPAPAAASIEANSDSPAVRQGLPRVADGGPWPPSSFVAAPEAIPVPAEKAEPAPAAVAAEPVAVEPVVAAPVVEPAIASAPAPAPEAAPTRASTQPPASTPAPEPAPTPKAAPSKPAATEPKRHGPLTTKQWVLAGVLGAFCALGMATAVVLVARGIASIDSVGAFIQRYPGEYHLPESAPVGVPAWLAWNHFFNFFLMVLIIRSGLLVRHQKKPPAYWSSKRSPKVSINLWLHQSLDLLWIINGLVFIIVLFASGHWMRIVPTSWEVFPNAISAALQYLTLDWPTENGWVNYNSLQQLAYFTTVFIAAPLAVITGFRLSAFWPKNPALAKNYPIELARAVHFPTMIYFVLFIVVHVILVFSTGALRNLNHMYAAQGSTDPTQYADNWTGLLFFALSLLVIAGAWFACRPMVLSSIAGLFGKVSSR is encoded by the coding sequence ATGACGAGTCCAGCATCCAAGAGCCTGCGGCAGGGCATGCCCCGGATTCCCGGAGGCGAACCATGGCCGCCGGCCAGCGCACAGAGGGTGGAACCTCAGACACCTGTTGCTGCTGAACCGGCCGAGGTTATCGAGGCACCGGGGACAGTCGCGGCTTCGGTTCCGACGCCAGCAGCGGCCCCAGAACCAGCTGCAGCGACACCGGCACGAGCACTGCGCCAGGGCCTGCCCCGGGTAGCGGGCGGGGATCCTTGGCCGCCGACAGATGCACCAACGAATGCTGCAGCCGTCGACGAACCCCGGACTGCGCCTCATCACGTGCCGGCACCCGAGCCAGCACAGGAACCTGCCGTCGCAGTGGCATCTGAACCTGTCCCAACAACCGAGCCTGCGCCTGCCGCCGCTTCGATCGAAGCCAACAGTGATTCGCCGGCGGTTCGACAGGGACTGCCGCGGGTGGCTGACGGCGGCCCCTGGCCACCGAGCAGTTTTGTCGCCGCACCGGAGGCCATTCCAGTCCCGGCCGAAAAAGCCGAGCCGGCCCCAGCAGCTGTTGCAGCAGAGCCTGTTGCCGTAGAGCCAGTCGTCGCTGCACCAGTTGTCGAGCCTGCTATCGCAAGTGCGCCGGCTCCCGCGCCGGAAGCCGCACCCACCCGGGCATCGACACAGCCACCTGCTTCGACGCCAGCGCCTGAACCAGCGCCGACGCCAAAAGCCGCTCCGTCAAAGCCGGCCGCAACCGAGCCGAAGCGCCATGGCCCGTTGACCACGAAACAGTGGGTGCTCGCCGGCGTCCTTGGCGCGTTCTGCGCACTGGGCATGGCCACGGCGGTGGTCCTGGTCGCCCGGGGAATCGCCAGCATCGATTCGGTGGGAGCCTTCATCCAGCGCTACCCCGGCGAATACCACCTGCCTGAGTCGGCGCCGGTGGGTGTACCTGCGTGGCTAGCGTGGAACCACTTCTTCAACTTCTTCCTGATGGTCCTGATCATCCGATCCGGATTACTCGTTCGGCATCAGAAGAAACCGCCAGCCTACTGGTCCTCCAAGCGAAGCCCCAAGGTCAGCATCAACCTCTGGCTGCATCAGAGCCTTGACCTGCTGTGGATTATCAACGGCCTGGTGTTCATCATCGTGCTCTTCGCTTCGGGGCACTGGATGAGAATCGTTCCGACGTCTTGGGAAGTGTTCCCGAATGCGATTTCGGCGGCCCTGCAATACCTGACGCTGGATTGGCCTACGGAAAACGGCTGGGTGAACTACAACTCGCTGCAACAGCTGGCGTACTTCACCACCGTTTTCATCGCCGCTCCTTTGGCGGTGATCACCGGTTTCCGTTTGAGCGCATTCTGGCCGAAGAATCCGGCACTGGCCAAGAACTACCCGATCGAACTGGCACGTGCCGTGCACTTCCCGACCATGATCTACTTCGTCCTGTTCATCGTGGTCCACGTGATCCTGGTGTTCTCCACCGGGGCTTTGCGCAATCTGAACCATATGTACGCGGCCCAGGGTTCCACCGATCCCACACAGTACGCGGATAACTGGACGGGGCTGTTGTTCTTTGCTTTGTCGCTGCTGGTGATCGCCGGGGCATGGTTCGCTTGCAGGCCCATGGTCCTCTCCTCGATCGCAGGCCTCTTCGGAAAGGTCAGCTCCCGCTAG
- a CDS encoding electron transfer flavoprotein subunit beta/FixA family protein, producing MKIAVLIKEVPDTGADRALNQQTGLADRAASEAVLDEIGERTLEVALKILDADPDTRITVLSMGPDSIQATLRKALAMGAADAVQISDDALIGADLVLTAEVLAAALRREQYDLVLAGNMSTDGSAGMLPVMLAELLSLPAATSLSEISIADGVLRGTRELEGATAQISTPLPAIASITEALPDARFPNFKGIMAAKKKPIEILSLADLGVDALPADTARSIMLTVAQKPPREAGTIMNDDGQAGAALVDFLAKNNLV from the coding sequence ATGAAGATCGCCGTTTTAATCAAGGAGGTCCCGGATACCGGGGCCGATCGGGCGCTGAACCAGCAGACCGGTTTGGCTGATCGCGCCGCATCCGAAGCGGTGCTTGATGAAATCGGCGAGCGCACGCTTGAAGTGGCGCTCAAGATCCTGGACGCGGATCCAGACACCCGGATCACGGTGCTGAGCATGGGCCCGGATTCCATCCAGGCCACCCTGCGCAAGGCCCTGGCCATGGGCGCCGCCGACGCCGTGCAGATCAGCGACGATGCGCTGATCGGCGCCGACCTGGTCCTCACCGCCGAAGTCCTGGCAGCCGCATTGCGCCGCGAGCAATACGACCTGGTCCTGGCCGGGAACATGTCCACCGACGGTTCGGCGGGCATGCTGCCGGTGATGCTGGCCGAGCTGCTCTCCCTGCCCGCAGCCACCTCGCTGTCCGAGATCTCCATCGCCGACGGAGTGCTGCGCGGCACCCGTGAGCTGGAGGGTGCCACTGCGCAGATCAGCACCCCGCTGCCAGCCATCGCTTCGATCACCGAGGCCCTGCCCGATGCGCGCTTCCCGAACTTCAAGGGCATCATGGCCGCGAAGAAGAAACCGATCGAGATCCTCTCGCTGGCGGATCTCGGCGTTGACGCCCTGCCGGCGGATACCGCCCGCTCGATCATGCTCACCGTGGCCCAGAAGCCGCCGCGCGAGGCGGGCACGATCATGAATGATGATGGCCAGGCCGGTGCCGCGCTGGTCGATTTCCTGGCGAAGAACAACCTGGTGTGA
- a CDS encoding DUF1801 domain-containing protein, protein MAATQKTLPTDVDVHEFIAAATPAKRRIDGEALERIFSEATGEKPVMWGPSIVGYGTYTYVSPSNPKNTGIWPKTGFSPRKAQLSIYGLKDLPEGAALLPQLGKYTEGAGCVYVKKLEDIDLEVLKKLIAIAAARPDETAG, encoded by the coding sequence TTGGCAGCAACCCAGAAGACCCTTCCCACCGACGTTGACGTCCATGAATTCATCGCTGCCGCGACCCCGGCAAAGCGCCGGATTGACGGTGAAGCGCTGGAACGGATTTTCAGCGAAGCCACCGGGGAAAAGCCGGTGATGTGGGGACCGAGCATCGTGGGCTACGGGACCTACACCTATGTGTCGCCCAGCAACCCCAAAAACACCGGCATCTGGCCCAAAACCGGCTTCTCGCCGCGCAAGGCCCAGCTGTCGATCTACGGGTTGAAGGACCTTCCCGAAGGCGCGGCGCTGTTGCCGCAGCTGGGCAAGTACACCGAGGGTGCCGGCTGCGTCTATGTGAAGAAGCTCGAGGACATTGATCTTGAAGTGCTCAAGAAATTGATCGCCATCGCCGCTGCCCGCCCGGATGAAACCGCGGGTTAA
- a CDS encoding HNH endonuclease codes for MRNNYFAPDDDDEHRLPLDPPGTRGESQSDSFFTDHLEHQMLFGPMKKLTDELFNAGPLKDPGEGLRRLETIQKLNSMLEAATSVIMADSVELVAQAFAEEDVAKPYLESDQERRERLSANYYAVDRASDQVITSNFVAEAAIALRMTTQKARARMFTAKGLRHACPQTLQALAAGQITTSAARAIVKNSQDLSTEQIELMEHQLLPIAATSSDDTVSQRARRFHDRSNPEAATARHEKAADSRKVTSWNRPDGMASLNLTAPAINVRSIMNTLDYEVSQHKDPQDTRTKAQLMSDILCDALINGWPTTNGTPLKPRVVVTIPALQMLANPKCSMADLEGYGPIPMGLAMQLAKDAPSIIPMLTDPFSGAVMDVGRKRYKAPRVLKEFLRARDQHCCYPGCRRTADTSEVDHVDGWETGGHTDRENTELLCKQHQMFKHALGWRVTNRPDGSKCWRTPHGLNSLVIPGSVENVELFEHIHNRCPERKVASPADLRRILAKPHLGDGDFNFRIHKPVADSAGQDPAPS; via the coding sequence ATGAGAAATAACTACTTTGCACCCGATGACGATGACGAACATCGCCTCCCGCTGGATCCGCCGGGTACCCGCGGCGAATCCCAATCCGACTCGTTCTTCACGGACCATCTGGAGCACCAGATGCTCTTCGGCCCAATGAAGAAACTCACCGACGAGCTATTCAACGCTGGCCCGCTCAAGGACCCCGGCGAGGGGCTTCGCCGCCTGGAGACGATCCAGAAGTTGAATAGCATGCTTGAGGCAGCCACCTCGGTCATCATGGCCGACAGTGTTGAACTAGTTGCCCAGGCCTTCGCTGAGGAGGACGTCGCCAAGCCCTATCTCGAATCTGATCAGGAGCGGCGTGAACGCCTCAGCGCCAACTACTACGCCGTGGACCGCGCTAGCGACCAAGTCATCACTTCGAACTTCGTTGCCGAAGCGGCGATCGCCCTTCGCATGACGACTCAAAAAGCTCGTGCCCGGATGTTCACGGCCAAGGGTTTGCGCCATGCTTGCCCGCAGACCCTGCAGGCACTGGCCGCTGGGCAGATCACTACCTCTGCGGCACGTGCCATAGTGAAGAACTCGCAGGATCTTTCGACGGAGCAGATCGAGCTGATGGAGCACCAGCTATTGCCGATTGCCGCAACATCATCCGATGACACAGTCAGCCAGCGGGCCCGCCGGTTCCACGATCGATCAAATCCTGAAGCTGCTACGGCTCGCCATGAAAAGGCCGCCGACTCGAGGAAAGTCACCAGTTGGAACCGCCCTGACGGGATGGCTTCACTCAACTTGACCGCCCCTGCTATCAACGTGCGTTCCATCATGAACACCTTGGACTACGAGGTCTCCCAGCATAAGGATCCGCAGGACACTCGTACCAAAGCCCAGCTCATGTCAGACATTCTCTGCGACGCATTGATCAACGGCTGGCCGACCACCAATGGCACCCCGCTCAAGCCCCGAGTCGTCGTGACCATCCCGGCGTTGCAGATGCTGGCTAATCCAAAGTGCTCCATGGCTGATCTTGAAGGCTACGGCCCGATCCCCATGGGCTTGGCCATGCAGCTGGCCAAGGATGCGCCTTCCATCATCCCTATGCTCACCGATCCATTTAGTGGTGCCGTGATGGATGTGGGGCGCAAGCGCTACAAAGCGCCGCGTGTGCTCAAGGAATTCCTTCGGGCACGCGATCAACATTGCTGCTACCCAGGATGCCGACGCACCGCCGATACTTCCGAGGTGGACCACGTTGACGGATGGGAGACCGGCGGGCACACCGACAGGGAGAACACCGAACTGCTGTGCAAGCAGCATCAGATGTTCAAGCATGCGCTTGGCTGGAGGGTCACCAACCGCCCCGATGGCTCGAAGTGCTGGCGCACTCCCCACGGACTGAATTCGCTGGTGATCCCGGGCAGTGTTGAGAACGTCGAACTCTTCGAGCACATTCACAATCGCTGCCCCGAGCGCAAAGTTGCTTCACCAGCAGACCTTCGGCGAATCTTGGCGAAGCCCCATCTTGGCGATGGCGACTTCAACTTCAGGATTCATAAGCCAGTGGCTGATTCTGCCGGCCAGGACCCGGCCCCTAGCTGA
- a CDS encoding AMP-binding protein, producing MKAYAKGESEPELLEETIGVNFERTAARLGTAEALVEVSTQRRWSWQQLDEQVNQLAKGMIAAGLQPGDRVGIWAPNCAEWVFTQYATAKIGVILVNVNPAYRTHEYAYAVNHSGLRMLVAATEFKTSNYRVMVEQTRADTPSLERVVYLDTHDWQQLLDQGVTISDEQLAARLAATKPEDPINIQYTSGTTGYPKGAMLSHRNILNNGYQVTGMIDLDEHDRLCVPVPFYHCFGMVMGNLGCTSRGATIVIPAPGFDAETTLSVVEQEKCTGLYGVPTMFIAMQNLPNFNDFDLSKLRTGIMAGSICPVKVMRRCVEDMGMSAVSIAYGMTETSPVSCQTRSDDDFERRTATIGRVHPHVEIKVVDPLTGETLERGETGEYCTRGYSVMLGYWNDEEKTRAAIDDEGWMHTGDLAVMREDGYCTIVGRIKDMIIRGGENIYPAEIEEFLYQHPDVEDVQVVGVPDEKYGEAVCACLRMKAGRDPLSIEAVHEYCSGQLAHFKIPAYVQILEDFPTTVTGKIRKNQLREDAAKLLQL from the coding sequence ATGAAGGCTTATGCCAAGGGCGAGAGCGAACCGGAGCTGCTGGAAGAGACGATCGGAGTCAACTTCGAAAGAACGGCAGCTCGCTTGGGAACTGCCGAAGCCCTGGTAGAAGTCAGCACGCAACGGCGCTGGAGCTGGCAGCAACTCGATGAGCAGGTCAACCAGTTGGCCAAGGGCATGATCGCCGCCGGCCTGCAGCCCGGGGACCGCGTGGGGATCTGGGCGCCGAACTGCGCCGAATGGGTTTTCACCCAGTATGCGACGGCGAAGATCGGCGTCATCCTGGTCAATGTGAACCCGGCCTACCGCACCCATGAGTACGCCTACGCGGTGAACCACAGCGGGCTGCGGATGCTGGTGGCAGCCACCGAGTTTAAGACCAGCAACTACCGCGTCATGGTGGAGCAAACTCGTGCCGATACCCCGAGCCTTGAGCGGGTGGTATACCTAGATACCCATGATTGGCAGCAGTTGCTCGATCAGGGCGTTACGATATCCGACGAGCAACTGGCCGCCCGGCTGGCGGCCACCAAACCCGAAGACCCGATCAATATCCAGTACACCTCGGGAACCACCGGGTATCCCAAGGGTGCGATGCTCAGCCACCGCAACATCCTGAACAACGGCTACCAGGTCACCGGGATGATCGATCTGGACGAGCATGACCGGTTATGTGTTCCGGTGCCGTTTTATCACTGCTTCGGCATGGTGATGGGCAATCTGGGTTGCACCTCTCGCGGGGCGACTATCGTGATTCCGGCACCAGGATTTGATGCAGAAACCACCTTGTCTGTGGTCGAACAGGAGAAGTGCACGGGCTTATATGGGGTGCCGACCATGTTTATCGCCATGCAAAACCTGCCCAACTTTAATGACTTCGACCTCTCAAAGCTGCGCACCGGAATTATGGCCGGGTCCATCTGTCCAGTAAAAGTGATGCGCCGCTGCGTGGAAGATATGGGTATGAGCGCGGTATCCATCGCCTACGGCATGACCGAAACCAGCCCGGTCTCCTGCCAGACCCGCAGCGACGACGATTTCGAACGCCGCACCGCCACCATCGGCCGGGTGCACCCGCATGTGGAGATCAAAGTGGTCGATCCGCTCACCGGCGAAACGCTGGAACGCGGGGAAACCGGCGAATACTGTACCCGCGGCTACTCGGTGATGCTCGGCTACTGGAACGACGAAGAGAAAACCCGGGCCGCCATCGACGACGAGGGCTGGATGCACACCGGCGACCTGGCGGTGATGCGCGAGGACGGCTACTGCACCATCGTGGGCCGGATCAAGGACATGATCATCCGCGGCGGCGAGAACATCTACCCGGCCGAGATCGAGGAATTCCTCTACCAGCACCCGGATGTCGAGGATGTTCAGGTGGTCGGCGTGCCCGACGAGAAGTACGGCGAGGCGGTCTGCGCCTGCCTGCGCATGAAGGCCGGACGCGATCCGCTATCCATCGAGGCCGTGCACGAGTACTGCAGCGGGCAGCTGGCGCATTTCAAGATCCCGGCCTATGTGCAGATCCTGGAGGATTTCCCGACCACGGTGACCGGGAAGATCCGCAAGAACCAGCTGCGTGAAGATGCCGCGAAATTGTTGCAGCTCTAG
- a CDS encoding electron transfer flavoprotein subunit alpha/FixB family protein, with product MTAFAADSILVFLETTAAGELAKNSAELLGAAAGVGTPVALVAAPGEHLEAFAAQAAQAGASAVLSAVVESAILTGQLADALQQAYDLVQPHAVLLAHSLTSREVAARFAVRNKLALSVDALGVQRDEQGVIASHSIYGGAFSTTSAPTFGAPVITVRVGSIEARAQGQEPAVTALELAGGTTPDIQVLDLKKAESNSARPELRTATKVVSGGRGLGSTEQFDLVYQLADALGAGVGASRAAVDAGFIEHAAQVGQTGVAVSPQLYVALGISGAIQHKAGMQTAKTIVAINKDGDAPIFEIADFGIVGDVFKVVPQVISALEARKAQ from the coding sequence ATGACAGCATTTGCCGCAGATTCCATCCTTGTCTTCCTCGAAACCACGGCCGCTGGCGAATTGGCGAAAAACAGTGCCGAACTGCTCGGAGCCGCCGCCGGTGTCGGCACCCCGGTAGCCCTGGTTGCCGCACCCGGTGAACATCTTGAAGCCTTCGCAGCCCAGGCAGCGCAGGCCGGTGCATCGGCGGTACTCAGCGCTGTTGTCGAGTCCGCGATCCTCACCGGGCAGCTGGCCGACGCGCTGCAGCAAGCCTATGATCTTGTGCAGCCGCACGCCGTGCTGCTAGCCCATAGCCTGACCTCACGCGAGGTGGCCGCCCGCTTCGCCGTGCGCAACAAGCTCGCCCTGAGCGTAGACGCTCTGGGGGTCCAGCGTGATGAGCAGGGAGTCATTGCCAGCCATTCGATCTACGGCGGGGCCTTCTCGACCACCAGCGCTCCGACCTTTGGCGCGCCAGTGATCACGGTGCGGGTGGGCAGCATCGAAGCCCGCGCCCAGGGGCAGGAACCGGCAGTCACCGCTCTTGAGCTGGCTGGAGGCACGACCCCTGACATCCAGGTGCTTGATCTTAAGAAGGCGGAGTCCAATTCGGCTCGCCCCGAGTTGCGCACGGCCACAAAGGTGGTTTCGGGCGGACGTGGGCTGGGCAGCACCGAGCAATTCGACTTGGTGTACCAGCTGGCCGATGCCTTGGGCGCCGGCGTGGGCGCTTCGCGCGCCGCGGTGGATGCCGGGTTCATCGAACACGCAGCCCAGGTCGGGCAGACCGGCGTGGCCGTGTCCCCACAGCTCTATGTCGCCCTGGGCATCTCCGGAGCGATCCAGCACAAGGCGGGAATGCAGACGGCCAAGACCATTGTTGCCATCAACAAGGATGGTGATGCGCCGATCTTCGAGATTGCTGATTTCGGCATTGTCGGCGATGTCTTCAAGGTGGTCCCCCAGGTGATTTCCGCGCTGGAAGCACGCAAGGCCCAGTAA
- a CDS encoding MFS transporter: MSEEHVENTAAPDTEGPAAPAHGQRSFLHILINTAVANFTTSFLWFALTFWVYLETENVMATGIIGGAFMLLIAVFSMVFGTIVDNHRKKPVFVFSAMITATTFSLAGLIYLWLPTEDILDVGGWQFWLFCLVILFGSIVEQMRGIALSTTVTLLIPVERHANANGLVGTVQGIAFIITSVFSGLAIGWLGMGWTLAISIVMVVLTMLHLLQISIPEDEPVKEEGRTKTSDLRLGFSTVMAIPGLFALIIFSMFNNFIGGTYMALMDPYGLTIMSVQAWGLTFGLASTGFIIGGLAIAKFGLGSNPIRTMLWLVAAMGLLGAIFTIREWTWLYILGIWLYMMLIPAVEASEQTVIQKVVPFRRQGRVFGFAQMMEASAAPITAFLIAPIAQYWIIPYMRSEQGGEQLGWLLGAGQARGIALIFLAGGLIMIVVALLSMGTKQYRKLSAIFQTENPTTALEQ; the protein is encoded by the coding sequence ATGAGTGAAGAGCACGTCGAAAATACCGCGGCACCGGACACCGAGGGCCCCGCGGCACCGGCCCACGGTCAGCGCAGCTTCTTGCATATCCTGATCAATACCGCGGTCGCGAACTTCACCACCAGCTTCCTGTGGTTCGCGCTGACCTTCTGGGTGTATCTAGAAACCGAAAACGTGATGGCCACCGGCATCATCGGCGGCGCCTTCATGCTGTTGATCGCGGTGTTCTCCATGGTCTTCGGAACCATCGTGGATAACCATCGCAAGAAGCCGGTGTTCGTGTTTTCCGCGATGATCACCGCCACCACCTTCAGCCTCGCCGGGCTGATCTACCTGTGGCTTCCTACCGAAGACATCCTGGACGTTGGCGGCTGGCAGTTCTGGCTTTTCTGCCTGGTTATCCTCTTCGGCTCCATCGTTGAACAGATGCGCGGAATCGCCCTGTCCACCACGGTGACGCTGCTGATCCCGGTCGAACGCCACGCCAACGCCAACGGGCTGGTGGGCACGGTGCAGGGCATCGCGTTCATCATCACCAGCGTGTTCAGCGGCCTGGCCATCGGCTGGCTGGGGATGGGCTGGACCCTGGCGATTTCCATCGTGATGGTGGTGCTGACCATGTTGCATCTGCTGCAGATCAGCATCCCGGAAGACGAACCGGTGAAAGAGGAAGGCCGCACCAAGACCAGCGACCTGCGCCTGGGATTCAGCACCGTGATGGCCATCCCCGGGTTGTTCGCGCTGATCATCTTCTCGATGTTCAATAACTTCATCGGCGGCACCTATATGGCGCTGATGGATCCCTACGGGCTGACCATCATGTCGGTGCAGGCCTGGGGCCTGACCTTCGGGCTGGCATCGACCGGGTTCATCATCGGCGGCCTGGCGATCGCAAAATTCGGATTGGGCAGCAATCCGATCCGCACCATGCTCTGGCTGGTGGCGGCCATGGGACTGCTCGGCGCGATCTTCACCATCCGCGAATGGACATGGCTGTATATCCTGGGCATCTGGCTGTACATGATGCTGATCCCGGCGGTGGAGGCTTCGGAACAGACCGTCATCCAGAAGGTGGTGCCTTTCCGGCGCCAGGGCAGGGTCTTCGGCTTCGCGCAAATGATGGAGGCCTCCGCGGCTCCGATCACGGCGTTCCTGATTGCGCCGATCGCCCAGTACTGGATCATCCCCTATATGCGCAGCGAGCAGGGAGGCGAACAGCTCGGCTGGCTGCTGGGCGCCGGACAGGCCCGCGGCATCGCACTGATTTTCCTGGCGGGCGGGCTGATCATGATTGTGGTGGCACTGTTGTCCATGGGCACCAAGCAGTACCGCAAGCTTTCCGCGATTTTCCAGACAGAGAACCCGACCACCGCTTTGGAGCAATAA
- a CDS encoding class I SAM-dependent methyltransferase, protein MHHHHSAEELDGVAFWESHYGQSERVWSGKVNQVIENLVSPLRPGTSLDIGCGEGGDVLWLATHGWKATGLDISPTAISRAREEAKKHDIAEADAQFVASDLGQWDTGQAFDLVTLSFFQAPFEFPRADFLRKAASFVAPGGHLLALSHAARPSWAPPVDHELPAFPTPQEELDALSLDPGEWDILQAEVVERSIISPTGQPAVMEDSVVFIQRKA, encoded by the coding sequence ATGCACCATCACCACAGCGCCGAAGAGCTAGACGGCGTAGCTTTCTGGGAAAGCCATTACGGGCAATCCGAGCGCGTCTGGTCCGGAAAGGTCAACCAGGTCATCGAGAACTTGGTATCGCCGCTGCGCCCGGGGACTTCCCTGGACATCGGCTGCGGTGAAGGCGGCGACGTCCTGTGGCTGGCAACGCACGGATGGAAGGCCACCGGCTTGGACATCTCGCCCACGGCAATCAGCCGCGCCCGGGAGGAGGCCAAGAAACACGATATCGCCGAAGCCGATGCCCAATTTGTCGCCTCCGACCTCGGCCAATGGGACACGGGCCAAGCCTTCGATCTGGTGACCCTGAGCTTCTTCCAAGCGCCTTTCGAGTTCCCACGCGCTGATTTCCTGCGCAAGGCCGCAAGCTTCGTCGCCCCGGGCGGGCACCTGCTGGCCCTGTCTCATGCGGCTCGCCCTTCATGGGCGCCGCCGGTGGATCACGAACTTCCGGCATTCCCCACCCCGCAGGAAGAACTCGACGCGTTGTCGCTGGATCCGGGTGAGTGGGATATCTTGCAAGCCGAGGTCGTGGAGCGCAGCATCATCTCTCCGACTGGCCAACCAGCAGTGATGGAAGATTCAGTGGTCTTTATCCAGCGCAAGGCCTGA